From Bradyrhizobium sp. sBnM-33:
GACGACTGCTGTCCGTGGATCCCGACGATGGATGCGGGATATCTGCTCCAGGTCAACGGTCAAATCGCACATGACCCGCTCGATGATATCAGCGCGGAAAAGGTCATCCTCGGTGAAAGCATAACCCTTCACCGTGGCTAGCCGGCCCTCCGCGATGCGGTTCAGGTAGTCGCGGATGGCCACCACGTTCTGGACAAAGCCGTGTGGCATCCGACCGATCGCGCTCGCCCCGAGGCCGATGAGTGTGTCAGCGCCGTCATCGGTGTAGCCCTGGAAATTGCGCCGCAATCGGCCATCGCGCTGCGCCGTCGCGAGCGCATCGTCTGGGAGCGCGAAGTGATCCAACCCGATGCGCACATACCCCGCGTCCTGAGGGGCCTCTGCGATGGTCTCGGACTGAACGTGTCGCTCGACACTATCAGGTAAGCTCTCCTCCGCGATCTTGCGCTGATGCTTCTTGAATGATGGGACGTGCGCGTAGCCGAACACCGAAAAGCCGTTCGGGGCGCAATTCGACGCACTTGGCAATGCTGTCTAGACAAGAGCTTACCGTCTGAAAAGGAAGACCATAGAGAAGGTCGAAGTTGATCCCCCGCACACCTGCCCGGCGAAGCCTTTCGACTGCAGCGGCCGTCTGCTCGAAGCTTTGCAATCTATTTATTGTGCGCTGCACTCTTGGGTCGAAGCTCTGGACTGCGAGGCTCGCGCGGGTGACCCCGCAGTATTCTAAAGCCTGCGTCAGGTCGTTGGTCAGAGTTCGCGGATCGACCTCAACGGCAATCTCGGCATCCGGAACCACGAAAAAGATACAGCGCAAGGCGTAAGCGAGATCGACGAGCAGTTGCGGAGCCATGATGGTCGGAGTGCCCCCGCCGAAGTGCAGATGCGCGACCGGCAGGCTTTTCTCTATCGTGTCCGCGACTAGTTGCGCCTTCCGACGCAAAGCTGCGACGAACGCGGCGATCGGCTCTTCGTGCTCGGCCACCGATGTATGGCATCCGCAGTACCAGCACATTGAGCGACAGAAAGGTATGTGAAAATAGAGCGAGACGGGTCGGTGGGCCGAAACCGATCTGAGCCAATGCCGATACACCTTCTCGCCGATTGCAGAAGAGAAGTGCGGGGCTGCTGGATAGCTGGTGTACCGTGGGAGCTTGTCTTGCCCGTAGATGTCAGCCAAATCCGATCGCATATTCGAGTTCCCCCCATTCCTAGCCACATAACAGCCTAGCGCCAACTGGACTTTGCGCTGGGTCAGGGAGTATGACCGGCGAGATCAGCGATTCAAAGCCAATGGGCTTGATCGTCAAGGTTGTCGTTGGTAGTGTTCTAAATCACCGGGAAACTATCAATTTGGGAATGTTTTTCGATGGCTCCCCGACAGGTTGTCTGCTGCATTGTCGCATCCCGGATACAAAAATCCGGATACGGAGCAGCGTGCACTTCTAATCGGATTGGACGCTACCGAAAGAACTATTGAAGGTGATCACTCCTTTCAGCGAGTAGGGAACTGCACTTTTCAGCGTCGCTACGCTCTGGCGCAAGCCCTGCTTCCTGCTCACCGTGAACGTTACCGCTGCGTCTGGCGCAGGAGGAAGTGGACTAAATCTCAGCGACCGCAATGCCGCTGGTCGCCGAGAACATCGCCATGCATCCGATGATTGGCGCCGACATGGCGTTCGGCGTCTCCGAAAATGCGCGCGTATAGTTCATAGGCGTTCCAATTTGCATTCACGCGAAGGATAGGCAGATGCGTGGAAACTTGACGACCGAAAAAGCCCGACGCACTTTGCAAGGGGGAAGCAAGAGGTGCGTCGGGCTGCAACCTGGAGGTTGCGGGCATCGGCACGGGTGAACGTCCGTGTCCACGCCCAACATCATCTTTGCAAATGACGTGCCGCTCGAAGGCTGTCGATGATGTGCGTCTAGTCGGCCCGGGGCACGGCCGCGCGATATTCTTGGATTGAGAATAGTGTCGCAATTACCACGTTGCCGAGTGAGACTTTGTCGGCCATCAAACAATCATGGGCCATGATGAGCCGGGTGCCTCGCCGTTTGCGAGCCGTGTCCGTGCAAGCCTCGATGATTACCTTCGCACCAGCCGTCGGCCAACGCGCCCCCTCAGAGGTCTTTCGCGGTTGAAGCCCTAAACGCGCAATTGTGAGATTTCCGCGGCGTGCCCTGGCTGATCCGTAAAAGCAGCGCAAGCCCGCAGCGGGCCTTGCAGGTGGGAAAAGGGCCGAGGCCGCGCAAAAAAGTCGGCCACCGCGAGGTCTTGATAGAATAGATTGCTATGAGGCCAGAGCTTACGCTGGGTCATCAGAGCGTCCGGCGCGAACGACGCGATTTAGATCAAGGCCGCTGAACGCATGTCTTTATGTATCAACAGTATAAATGCATCCCATCAAAACAATCGATTTCACCAATTTTACGGAATGCTGCATAGAAAAAGCGCATAGTCTGGTGCAAATGGCCGCACACACTCGGCGTCATTTCCGTCGTGGATGACGATCAGTCGGCGGGTGTAGCATTGACGGACAGCCTCTTTTCCGTGGGTCCATCTCAGAAGCATGATCTTGGTGACCGTCCTAAGATTACGTGAGGGAAGAACTGACGCCGTTGTCGACCTTCCCGCGCAGCGTTGGGCCGAATTCCCTGAATAGAGCAGAAGGAAGCGAAGCCAGATTTCATTTGGAACGGATATCGGCCTTCCCGTGGCTAAAGTTAACGGCGAATGCCCTCGCCGTAAATGAACCGTCGGCACCCTCCCTCTGCCGACGGAAGCTGGTGCGATGTGTAACAGCGTCGCTCCTCCCAGACTGACTTCCGCCCGGCCGCCGAAAGGGGGCCGGGCATTTTTTACTACGGCGAGTATGAGCGCCAGCTTGCGATCTTGCATTTGATCTCACTCACGCCCATGAATTCAGGGGTTGGCCGCGTCCTCGCACCAATCCATCGCTAAATCAGAACGGCCCATCGGATTAGTTGATGTCTGTCACCGGCCTATTACTTCGCAACGATACTGGGACGGCAGAAAAGCGTTTTGTCAAGGACAGGCATGGCATTACCACTAAGTGCGTTGATTCAAATAGTTGTGGCCTCGTACAGCTGAAGTGGCGACCGGGTATTATTCTTTCCCGTCGAATTGCGAGCACACTGATCGATCATCGTGCGAGCGTACTCTGGTAGATGGCTGCGGGTGGCTTCTCACGCGCTCTACCCATCATTGCTGGGCGATCGATGTCGGTTAGCGCCTAGCTTTAAGCGCGAGGCCCACCGGTTTCGACGGCAGCCAGCAACAGGCGCCGCATCGGTCGCGCCGATCCGGGGCCTCAACCCGAACGAGTTTCTCGCTTCTTAGGTGCGCACGGGGTATTGCGAGCGAACACAGCCGTCCGGAACTGGAAATTCTCTCTCTCTCTCTCTCTCTCTCTCTCTCTCTCTCTCTCTCTCTCTCTCTCTCTCTCTCTGGAAAAACATCGCGGCCCGGGTCTGCAGTGCCAGACAAACCAGTGTGGGGCCAATATCTAGCCGAGAGGAATCTAACGTTGCCTTCGGCCAATCGCCAGGTCGTTAGTCCTGGTTGGTTGACCTACACGACGTTAACACGCGACGGAAGGCTCCGGGTGGAAACTTGAAATTCTGGGCGCTAGCGTCGAGTGGTAAATTCCTTCGCCGCTCGCCGATATTCCCACTTGGCCCGCTCAAGTTCTGGCCGATCGAACTCTGCCTGGGGGTAGCCGACGCAGAGATAGCCGATGAGTTTCCAGGACTCCGACACTTCGAGAATCTCGTGGATGCGGGCCGGATTCAGGATCGACACCCAGCCAAGCCCAATGCCCTCCGCGCGTGCGGCGAGCCACATCGAGCAGATGGCCGCGGCGACGGAATATTCGACCGTTTCCGGCATCGTTGCTCGCCCGAGGCCATACCCGATATCGCTTGCCTTTTCCGCGAACACGGCCAGGTGACCCGGAGCCTCTTCGAGGCCGGCAAGCTTAAGCGTCGCGTACCGCGCCACGCGTTCGCCTGAATAAGAATGCAACGCATCGGCATTGCAGGTCTTGAAGTCTTCGATCACGGCACGGCGCCTCGCCTTGTCCTCGACGATGACGAACCGCCACGGCTGGCTCAGGCCGACGGACGGGGAAAGGCAGGCGATCTCAATGAGCCGCTCAATGGCTTCGCTCGGGAGCAGATCGGGACGAAAGCGCCGTACGTCGCGGCGCCACACGAACAGCTCACGCAGTTGCCGGCGAAAAACTTCATCGAATGAGATCGTCAAGGTCATAGTTCCGTCTGGAGGAGGGCTACCGCCACCAGCAGAATCGCGATCTCGCCAATCTGCTCGAACGCACCCAATATATCACCTGTCTGTCCTCCGACCTGTCTGGTGGCAAGCCGCGCCAATATCAGCCCGGCCAGCGACAACAAGATCAGTCCGATCGTCGCCTTGCTCGGCCCGAGACCGCAAACGAGGCAAGCGGTCGCAAGACCAACAGCAATGGCAGCGCTTTGCCACGGCGGCTGTCCGGCCCCCGCTGAAAGTCCGTCCGACCGTGCCGGCGGAATCAGCCACATGAATACCGGCAAGCCGGCGCGCGCCGCCGCATGTGCAACCAAAAGCGCGGCCGCAACCGACTGTGGATCGGCGATAGTTGCAAGCGCGCTCCATCGCAAGATGAGCGAGACGATAAGCGCGCAGCCGCCATAAGTACCGATCCGGCTGTCCCGCATGATCTCGAGCTTCCGCTCGCGCGTCCGACCGCCGCCGAGCCCGTCGGCGGTATCGGCAAGGCCGTCCTCGTGCATCGCGCCGGTGATAAGAACCGTGGCCGCCACCGCGAGCATGGCGGCCGGGCCGGGCGGCAAACCCACCTCGCGCGCGATCGAATAGACCACCGCTCCGGTAAGGCCCACCACCAGTCCGGCTACCGGCAGCGCCCAGCTCGCGCGGCCAACACCGCCATCGCTGACCGGCTTCGCCGGCCCGAGAGGTAGAATCGTGGAGAGAGAGATGGCGATCCTCAGATCAGTAACGATGCTTCTGAGAACCTCGAGATGATGCATAGGTCTTCAACCTTCGAACCGTCAACTCGCACAACGGGCGAGGCGTCGCAACTCCGCCGAGCGCGGCACTATTTCAGCTTCATCGGCAATCCTGCCACGACGAATTCGACCTCGTCGGCAACGGAGGCAATCGTCTGGTTCAGGATGCCCGCCGCGTCCCGAAATGCGCGCGCCAGCGCATTATCCGGCACGATACCGAGCCCGACCTCGTTCGTGACCATGACGACCGGACTGCGTTGGCGGGCAAGCGCGTCAGCGAGCAGTGAAGCCTCATGCGACCAGTTGCGCTCCGCCTGGAGCAAATTCGATAGCCAGAGCGTGAGACAATCGATCAGCCTTGCGCCACCGCCATCTGTCTCGGCTAGGGCCTGCACGAGGTCAAGCGGTACCTCGCGCTCGATCCAGTCATTTCCGCGTCGCGCGCGATGCTTTGCTATTCGTTCGCCCATTTCCTCATCGAGCGCCTCTGCCGTGGCGAAATAGACGGGTTGCCCCGGAAAGGCACGCGCGCGGACTTCCGCGCGCCGGCTTTTGCCTGATCGGGCGCCGCCCGTGATGAGTATGATGGCCATGACGTCCTCCGCTCAGCCAGCAGTAATCACCATTCTCCGATAAAGACAAAGGCGAAATCAGGCGAGATGGGGCTTGCCTTGATGCAGAATTCTTGCGCATCAGGATCAGACAGGACGGGAGACGATACGTGGGCTTTGCAGGAGCGATGGTGGTGGCGATGACGGTGGACGCCCTGTTGGGCTGGCCCGACGCACTGTTCGCCCGCGTGGGGCATCCCGTCACTTGGCTCGGCAGGCTGATCAACATCCTCGATATTTGCTTCAACAGGTCCATCGACCCGCCTGGAATCCGGCGGATTGCTGGCGCAGTCGTGGCGCTTTTCGTGATTGGGCTTTCGGCCGGCATCGGATGGTCAGTTCAAGCCGCGCTCACCTTTGAATGGAGCCGCATCGTCCTGCTGGGAATCCTGGTATGGCCCTTGGTCGCACTTCGTTCGCTTTATGATTATGTGGCCGCCGTTGCGCATCCCCTGCAATCCGGTGATATCGCAACCGCACGTGCCGCGGTCGCGCACATCGTGGGACGCGACCCCGCAGCTCTCGATGAGGCAGGTATTGCGCGCGCGGCCATCGAGAGTCTGGCCGAGAACGCCTCCGACGGCATCGTCGCGCCGGTGTTCTGGGGGGCGTTGTTCGGGCTTCCGGGCATCATCGGCTACAAGGCGATCAATACGCTCGATTCCATGATCGGCCATCGCACGGAGCGGCACGGATCTTTCGGTTGGGCTGCCGCGCGCATCGACGATCTCGCAAATTTGATACCTGCACGTCTCACCGGTTGTCTGTTCATGCTGGTTGCCGGGCGGCCTTCGGATGCCATGTCGTGCATGGTGAGGGATGCGAGCCGCCACCGCTCGATCAATGCCGGCTGGCCGGAAGCAGCCATGGCCGGCGCGCTCGGCGTGCGGCTCAGCGGGCCGCGCATCTATCACGGAAGTACCGCCGACGAACCCTGGCTCAACGAGGGCGCGCGCGATCCGCTTGCCGCTGACATATGGCAAGGGCTGAAGCTCTACGTCCGCGCCATGGTCCTGTTGGCCGGCGCGCTTGCGATGATGGCTCTCGCATAACGGAGAAGGCTATGCTCGAGCATGGTGGCAATCTCGATCTCGCCGTGCAGCGTTTCGGCGGGCGTGCGCAGGACTGGATCGACCTCTCGACCGGGATCAATCGGCAGCCCTATCCGGTGAGCGAGATTGAGCCAAGGCATTGGAGCGCGCTGCCCTCCCGATCCGACATCGAGTCCCTCCATCAGGCTGCTCATCAGGCCTATGCCACCAAGGCGCCAATCGTGGCGCTTGGTGGCGCACAAGCGGCCATCCAATTGTTGCCGAATCTTTCATCGTGCGGCAGGGCGCGGATTCTTGCGCCCACCTATAACGAGTACGCAGCAGTTCTTGCGGCCGCAGCCTGGGACGTGGCAGAGGTTTTTGATCTCGAAGGGTTGGTGGGTGCCGATCTCGCCGTGGTCGTCAATCCCAACAATCCAGACGGCCAGCGCCATGATCCGAACGAACTGCTCGCGCTGTTGCCGCGCGTCGGTCGACTCGTGGTCGACGAGAGCTTCGGCGATGCCGTCCCCGACCTGTCGCTGGCACCGGAGGCGAAACGGCCGGGGCTGTTGATCCTGCGCTCGTTCGGAAAATTTTACGGGCTTGCGGGACTACGGCTCGGCTTCGCGCTCGGCAGCGAGGCCGATGTCGCGGCGCTGGCGGCGATGGCAGGCCCATGGCCGATTTCGGGTGCTGCGATTGCGATCGGACGGCGCGCCTTGCTTGATCGCGATTGGACGAAGGCGACCTCCATGCGGCTGGCACACGACGGCGTCCGGCTGGACGCCGAAGTGCGATCGCAGGACTGGCAACTGGTCGGTGGCACGCCGCTGTTCCGGCTCTATGAGGCCGGCGACGCGCGTGCCGCGCAGGAGCGGCTCGCACGGGGCCAGATCTGGTCGCGTGTATTTGGGCAAAGACCGGGATGGCTGCGGCTGGGATTGCCGGGTAACGAGACCGAATGGGCGCGGTTTGCTGCCGCGCTCTCGCGTTGATCACCAACCTCAGCGCGCAAGCGCAAGCAGCCCTTCGACGTCGAGATGGGCGTCGACATGATCGGCTAGCGCGTCGAGTGCGCTCTCCACTCTGGCGCGGTACTGCTGGTCCGTAGCCGGAATGTCCAGTCGTGCGAGAAATGAGCCGCGGAAACCATCGGAAGCAAACAGGCCGTGCAGATAGCTGCCGTACACGCGTCCGTCGCTGGAAACTGCGCCTTCCAGTGCGCCGTCAGATGAGGCAAATGGCCGTGCTCGATCCGGCCCGTCGGTGTGCCCGATGTGAATCTCATAGGCCTCGATCGGCCGGTTCGTCGCGGCGTGAACCGCCGTGACGCGCGTAAGAGTCTTTTGTGGCGTCATCACCGTCGTTACGTCCAGGAGTCCGAGGCCGGGCGTTTCTCCCGCCGGTCCCTCGATACCTTCCGGATCCTGCACACTGCGCCCGAGCATCTGGTAACCGCCGCAGAGTCCGAGCACATGGCCGCCGCGACGATGGTGAGCAAGTAGATCAATGTCCCAGCCCTGGGCGCGCAGGAAGGCGAGGTCGCCACGTGTCGACTTCGAGCCGGGAACGATGACGAGCTTTGCATCGCCAGGGATCGCCTCTCCAGGCCCGACCATCACAAGATCGACGCAGGGTTCGAGCTTCAGCGGATCGAGGTCGTCAAAGTTCGCGATCCGCGAAAGCGCGAGAAAGGCGATTTTGCATTGCGCCGCCTTGCGCGCACCGGCAAGCCCCAGGGCATCTTCGGCCGGAAGCTCGTTGGCGCGGGCGAAGTAGGGCAGGACCCCAAAACCCCGCCAGGATGTGCGGGTTTCGATCAGCCGATAGCCATCGTCAAACAGGGAGGGATCACCGCGAAATTTGTTGATGACAAAACCGCGGATCATGGCGGCATCCTCGGGATCGAGCACGGTCTTGATGCCGACGAGCTGCGCAATGACGCCGCCGCGGTCAATGTCGCCGATCAGCACGACCGGGACCTCGGCCCTCCGGGCAAAGCCCATGTTGGCGATATCAGCGCTCCGCAAATTGACTTCGGCGGGGCTGCCGGCGCCCTCGACCAGAACTAGATCGGCGCGATCCTTCAGCCGGGCGAAACTCTCGAGAACCGGCGCCATCAGCGAGGGTTTCATCGCGGCATATTCGCGTGCGCGCACCGTCGCCACGCGGCGCCCCTGCACGATGATCTGGGCGCCGATATCGGTTTCCGGCTTCAGCAAGACGGGATTCATGTCCGTGTGCGGCTCGACGCCTGCGGCTTGCGCCTGCAATGCCTGTGCGCGTCCGATCTCGCCGCCGTCGATAGTCACGGCCGCGTTGTTTGACATGTTCTGCGGCTTGAAGGGAAGTACCCGATGTCCGCGGCGGGTCGCGGCGCGAGCAAGGGCGGCCACGATGAGCGACTTGCCGACGTCGGAGCCGGCTCCCTGGATCATCAATGCGCGCGCCATGGAATCGGATTCTCGCTTGCTTCGTCAGAACTCGATGCCGGGCTGCGCCTTGATTCCGGATCGGAAGGGATGCTTCACGAGCGTCATCTCCGTGACGAGGTCGGCGGCGTCGATCAATTCCTGCTTGGCATTGCGCCCGGTGAGAACGACGTGCGTCATCGGCGGCTTTGAATTCTTGAGAAATTCAACGATTTCTCCGATCTCCAGATAGTCGTAGCGAAGCGCAATGTTGATCTCGTCGAGAACGACCATGCGCAAGGCGTGATCGGCGGTCAGCTGTTTGGCCTTCTCCCATGCGGCGCGGGCGGCAGCGACGTCGCGGGAGCGGTCCTGGGTTTCCCAGGTAAAGCCTTCACCCATCGCATGGAACTGGCACAGTTCACCAAAATGTCCGGTCAGGAGACGGCGCTCGCCGGTATCCCACGCACCCTTGATGAATTGCACGACAGCGCAGGGAAAGCCATGCGCGACGCACCGCATGATCATGCCGAAGGCCGAGGAAGATTTTCCCTTGCCTGCGCCGGTGTGGACGATGATGAGTCCCTTCTCTCCACTCTTGGTGGCCATCATCCGGTCGCGGGCGGCCTTCTTCTTCGCCATTTTGGCAGCATGGCGGGTATCGAGCGAGGCCTCGGCGACGACAGCTTCCTCCTCAGCGGCATCCGGTTCGGAAATCATCTGCACGTTCCTTTGGCTTGACAAGTTGCACGCTTGAGCAAATGGTGAGGCAGCGTTGGTTCCTGTCCTACGACAGGCGAAGAGGGAATGCGATAGGGCTCTTGCCTCGAAGCTTTAGCCCTGAAAAGCAGCCGCCCCCGCGACCGTGACCGGAGAGATCTCCAAGAACCACTGGCCCGTTTGGGTTGGGAAGGTGGAGATCAAAGGGAAACCTGCTCCGCAAGCCGGGAGACCTGCCAGCGCACAGATTGACCACCGGCGGACGGGGTGTTCCGCGACGGGGAGCGAACCCTCGCGTCTCTGGGTTCGTGTGCCTCATCGCCTCCGTCAAAAATTTTTTGAAGAAGGGGCGATGACCGTTACGTTGCATGTCTGCATCACCTGCTGTGCCGGCCAAACGCTGATGGAAGGCGAAACCGCGCCAGGCGCGCGTCTGCACAGCGCCATCCTCGCGGCTGGCGTGCCGGAAGGCGTCAACGTCGTTCCGGTCGAGTGTCTATCCGCCTGCAGCCAAGGCTGCTCGATTGCACTCTCCGGTCCCCGGCGCTGGTCCTATGTGTACGGCCGCTTGTCAGACGCAAGCGCGCCGGACGTTGTTGCTGGCGCCGCGGCCTATGCGGCGGCGCCCGACGGCATCGTGCCATGGCGCAGCCGGCCGGAGATCTTCCGCAAGCAGTCGCTTGCGCGCATTCCACCCATCGCCGTCGTGCCGGAGGCCGCAGAATGAAAACGCTTGCCAAGATCCCGGTGACCGTTGTCACCGGCTTTCTCGGATCGGGCAAGACGACGCTGATCCAGCACCTGATCACCAACGCGAACGGCAGGAAGCTTGCGGTGCTCGTCAACGAGTTCGGCAGCGAAGGCGTGGATGGAGAGATCCTGAAATCCTGCGCGGACGCCAACTGTCCTGCAGAGAACATCGTAGAGCTCGCCAATGGCTGCATCTGCTGCACAGTCGCCGACGATTTCATTCCCGCCATCGAGCAGTTGCTCTCTCGACGCGTGAAGCCCGACCATATCCTGATCGAGACATCGGGATTGGCATTGCCGAAGCCACTGCTCAAGGCATTCGACTGGCCCGAAATCCGCTCGCGGATCACGGTCGACGGCGTGATCGCGCTAGCGGACGCGGAGGCCGTGGCGGCCGGCCGCTTCGCACCCGATCCTGTCGCGGTCGAAGCCCAGCGTGCGGCCGATGAAAACCTCGACCATGAAACGCCGCTTTCGGAAGTATTCGAGGATCAGATCGCTTGCGCGGACATCGTGCTGCTCACCAAGGCGGACCTTGTCGGCGCGGAAGGACTTGAAGCGGCCAAGGCGGCAATCGCGGCCGAGATGCCGCGTCGCGTGCTGCTGATGCTGCCGGTCGTCGACGGCGCGGTCGATGCCCGTGTGATCCTTGGTCTCGAAGCAGCGGCAGAAGACGATCTCGCCGCGCGCCCCTCGCACCACGACGGCGAGGAAGAGCACGAACACAACGATTTTGCCTCCGTTGTAGTCGAGTTCCCGGAAGTCGCGAATATCGATGCGCTGGTCGCATCGATTCAGCGGCTTGCGCGCGAACAGAACGTGCTGCGCGCCAAGGGATATATTGCGGTTGCGGGCAAGCCGATGCGATTGCTGATGCAATCGGTCGGGGAGCGAGTACGACATCAGTTCGATATGCCCTGGGGCACGCGGCCAAGGCGGTCGAAGCTGGTTCTGATCGGTGAATACGACGATATCGACGAGGCTGCCATCAGGGCGGGACTTGGTGTCTGATGCACGTTGTCTTTCGCGAGAGCCGCGGTCTTGAGGAGACCGCGACGCCCAGGGATCTCGGCCAAGATCCGGCCGACCTTGTGGTGCTCTCGTTTTCGGACAGCGATCT
This genomic window contains:
- the bluB gene encoding 5,6-dimethylbenzimidazole synthase translates to MTLTISFDEVFRRQLRELFVWRRDVRRFRPDLLPSEAIERLIEIACLSPSVGLSQPWRFVIVEDKARRRAVIEDFKTCNADALHSYSGERVARYATLKLAGLEEAPGHLAVFAEKASDIGYGLGRATMPETVEYSVAAAICSMWLAARAEGIGLGWVSILNPARIHEILEVSESWKLIGYLCVGYPQAEFDRPELERAKWEYRRAAKEFTTRR
- the cobS gene encoding adenosylcobinamide-GDP ribazoletransferase — translated: MHHLEVLRSIVTDLRIAISLSTILPLGPAKPVSDGGVGRASWALPVAGLVVGLTGAVVYSIAREVGLPPGPAAMLAVAATVLITGAMHEDGLADTADGLGGGRTRERKLEIMRDSRIGTYGGCALIVSLILRWSALATIADPQSVAAALLVAHAAARAGLPVFMWLIPPARSDGLSAGAGQPPWQSAAIAVGLATACLVCGLGPSKATIGLILLSLAGLILARLATRQVGGQTGDILGAFEQIGEIAILLVAVALLQTEL
- the cobU gene encoding bifunctional adenosylcobinamide kinase/adenosylcobinamide-phosphate guanylyltransferase, with translation MAIILITGGARSGKSRRAEVRARAFPGQPVYFATAEALDEEMGERIAKHRARRGNDWIEREVPLDLVQALAETDGGGARLIDCLTLWLSNLLQAERNWSHEASLLADALARQRSPVVMVTNEVGLGIVPDNALARAFRDAAGILNQTIASVADEVEFVVAGLPMKLK
- the cbiB gene encoding adenosylcobinamide-phosphate synthase CbiB; translation: MGFAGAMVVAMTVDALLGWPDALFARVGHPVTWLGRLINILDICFNRSIDPPGIRRIAGAVVALFVIGLSAGIGWSVQAALTFEWSRIVLLGILVWPLVALRSLYDYVAAVAHPLQSGDIATARAAVAHIVGRDPAALDEAGIARAAIESLAENASDGIVAPVFWGALFGLPGIIGYKAINTLDSMIGHRTERHGSFGWAAARIDDLANLIPARLTGCLFMLVAGRPSDAMSCMVRDASRHRSINAGWPEAAMAGALGVRLSGPRIYHGSTADEPWLNEGARDPLAADIWQGLKLYVRAMVLLAGALAMMALA
- the cobD gene encoding threonine-phosphate decarboxylase CobD, whose amino-acid sequence is MLEHGGNLDLAVQRFGGRAQDWIDLSTGINRQPYPVSEIEPRHWSALPSRSDIESLHQAAHQAYATKAPIVALGGAQAAIQLLPNLSSCGRARILAPTYNEYAAVLAAAAWDVAEVFDLEGLVGADLAVVVNPNNPDGQRHDPNELLALLPRVGRLVVDESFGDAVPDLSLAPEAKRPGLLILRSFGKFYGLAGLRLGFALGSEADVAALAAMAGPWPISGAAIAIGRRALLDRDWTKATSMRLAHDGVRLDAEVRSQDWQLVGGTPLFRLYEAGDARAAQERLARGQIWSRVFGQRPGWLRLGLPGNETEWARFAAALSR
- a CDS encoding cobyric acid synthase; this translates as MARALMIQGAGSDVGKSLIVAALARAATRRGHRVLPFKPQNMSNNAAVTIDGGEIGRAQALQAQAAGVEPHTDMNPVLLKPETDIGAQIIVQGRRVATVRAREYAAMKPSLMAPVLESFARLKDRADLVLVEGAGSPAEVNLRSADIANMGFARRAEVPVVLIGDIDRGGVIAQLVGIKTVLDPEDAAMIRGFVINKFRGDPSLFDDGYRLIETRTSWRGFGVLPYFARANELPAEDALGLAGARKAAQCKIAFLALSRIANFDDLDPLKLEPCVDLVMVGPGEAIPGDAKLVIVPGSKSTRGDLAFLRAQGWDIDLLAHHRRGGHVLGLCGGYQMLGRSVQDPEGIEGPAGETPGLGLLDVTTVMTPQKTLTRVTAVHAATNRPIEAYEIHIGHTDGPDRARPFASSDGALEGAVSSDGRVYGSYLHGLFASDGFRGSFLARLDIPATDQQYRARVESALDALADHVDAHLDVEGLLALAR
- the cobO gene encoding cob(I)yrinic acid a,c-diamide adenosyltransferase; amino-acid sequence: MISEPDAAEEEAVVAEASLDTRHAAKMAKKKAARDRMMATKSGEKGLIIVHTGAGKGKSSSAFGMIMRCVAHGFPCAVVQFIKGAWDTGERRLLTGHFGELCQFHAMGEGFTWETQDRSRDVAAARAAWEKAKQLTADHALRMVVLDEINIALRYDYLEIGEIVEFLKNSKPPMTHVVLTGRNAKQELIDAADLVTEMTLVKHPFRSGIKAQPGIEF
- a CDS encoding DUF1636 family protein yields the protein MTVTLHVCITCCAGQTLMEGETAPGARLHSAILAAGVPEGVNVVPVECLSACSQGCSIALSGPRRWSYVYGRLSDASAPDVVAGAAAYAAAPDGIVPWRSRPEIFRKQSLARIPPIAVVPEAAE
- the cobW gene encoding cobalamin biosynthesis protein CobW, with amino-acid sequence MKTLAKIPVTVVTGFLGSGKTTLIQHLITNANGRKLAVLVNEFGSEGVDGEILKSCADANCPAENIVELANGCICCTVADDFIPAIEQLLSRRVKPDHILIETSGLALPKPLLKAFDWPEIRSRITVDGVIALADAEAVAAGRFAPDPVAVEAQRAADENLDHETPLSEVFEDQIACADIVLLTKADLVGAEGLEAAKAAIAAEMPRRVLLMLPVVDGAVDARVILGLEAAAEDDLAARPSHHDGEEEHEHNDFASVVVEFPEVANIDALVASIQRLAREQNVLRAKGYIAVAGKPMRLLMQSVGERVRHQFDMPWGTRPRRSKLVLIGEYDDIDEAAIRAGLGV